A region of Fusobacteriaceae bacterium DNA encodes the following proteins:
- the aspS gene encoding aspartate--tRNA ligase, whose translation MLYRTHHLGELRIGDAGRDVVLSGWIDTLREHKGVTFVDLRDREGKTQIVVSAEDSGEALVKLAKRFRPEFVLRVEGRVRERQSKNPNLPTGEIEIAAKAVTILNECDTLPFQVSTVDPTLNENIRLTYRYLDLRRPRMLNNLKMRHKMLMAIRRYMDEAGFIDVDTPILTKSTPEGARDFLVPSRTNPGKFFALPQSPQLFKQILMIAGIEKYYQIAKCFRDEDLRADRQPEFTQLDIEMSFADQNLVMDTIEGLAKKVFAEITGETADYPFQRMQYREAMERFGSDKPDLRFGVELKDLTDIVKDSGFKAFSLAAQSGGVVKAVTAPGAYEKFTRKILGEYEDLAKTYFGAKGLAWLKMGPNGIESPIAKFLDEDTLQKIVLRTEAKPGDVILVVADRAKVVYGALGAIRLRIGNDLGLIDQNAFRFLWVVDFPMFSYDEEEGRWKAEHHPFTSIKDEDMDAFLAGETEHIRTNTYDMVLNGFEIGGGSIRIFNPEIQRKVFDRLGLTEEEMKVKFGFFLDAFNYGAPPHGGLAFGIDRWLMVLLKEQSIRDVIPFPKTNKGQCLMTEAPGPVDDRQLGELHLKREES comes from the coding sequence ATGTTGTACAGAACGCATCATCTGGGGGAATTGCGGATCGGAGACGCCGGACGGGACGTCGTCCTCTCGGGCTGGATCGACACGCTGCGGGAACACAAGGGCGTGACCTTTGTGGATCTGCGGGACCGGGAAGGCAAGACCCAGATCGTCGTCAGCGCCGAAGATTCCGGCGAAGCCCTCGTCAAACTGGCGAAGCGCTTCCGGCCCGAATTTGTCCTGCGGGTCGAAGGCCGGGTCCGGGAACGTCAGAGCAAAAATCCCAACCTGCCGACCGGAGAGATCGAAATCGCCGCCAAGGCCGTGACGATCCTGAACGAATGCGATACGCTCCCCTTCCAGGTCAGTACCGTGGATCCGACGCTCAATGAAAATATCCGTCTGACCTACCGCTATCTGGATCTCCGGCGGCCCCGTATGTTGAACAATCTCAAGATGCGGCACAAAATGCTGATGGCGATCCGCAGATATATGGACGAGGCCGGATTTATCGATGTGGATACGCCGATCCTCACAAAATCTACGCCCGAAGGGGCAAGGGACTTTCTCGTCCCCAGCCGGACCAATCCCGGGAAGTTTTTTGCCCTGCCCCAGTCGCCGCAGCTCTTCAAGCAGATTCTCATGATCGCCGGGATTGAAAAATATTATCAGATCGCCAAATGCTTCCGGGATGAGGATCTCCGGGCCGACCGGCAGCCCGAATTCACCCAGCTCGATATCGAGATGTCCTTCGCGGACCAGAATCTCGTGATGGATACGATCGAGGGCCTCGCGAAGAAAGTCTTCGCGGAAATCACCGGCGAAACGGCCGATTACCCCTTTCAGCGCATGCAATATCGGGAGGCCATGGAGCGCTTCGGGTCCGACAAGCCCGATTTGCGCTTCGGCGTCGAGTTAAAAGACCTCACGGATATCGTTAAAGATTCCGGATTCAAGGCCTTTTCCCTGGCCGCACAGTCGGGCGGCGTCGTCAAAGCCGTCACGGCCCCGGGCGCATACGAAAAATTCACGCGGAAAATCCTCGGCGAGTACGAAGACCTGGCCAAGACCTATTTCGGCGCAAAAGGTCTCGCCTGGCTCAAAATGGGCCCCAACGGCATAGAATCCCCGATCGCCAAATTCCTTGACGAAGATACGCTGCAAAAGATCGTCCTCCGGACGGAAGCCAAACCGGGCGATGTGATCCTCGTGGTCGCCGACCGGGCGAAGGTCGTCTACGGCGCTTTGGGCGCGATCCGGCTGCGGATCGGAAACGACCTCGGCCTCATTGACCAGAACGCCTTTAGATTCCTCTGGGTCGTGGATTTTCCGATGTTCAGCTACGACGAGGAAGAGGGGCGCTGGAAGGCCGAACACCATCCCTTCACCTCCATCAAGGACGAGGACATGGACGCCTTTCTCGCGGGGGAAACGGAGCATATCCGCACAAATACCTACGATATGGTCCTGAACGGCTTTGAGATCGGCGGCGGTTCCATCCGGATCTTCAACCCGGAGATCCAGCGGAAGGTTTTTGACCGGCTGGGCCTCACCGAGGAGGAAATGAAAGTAAAATTCGGCTTTTTCCTGGACGCCTTCAATTACGGCGCGCCGCCCCACGGCGGGCTTGCCTTCGGCATCGACCGCTGGCTCATGGTCCTGCTCAAGGAGCAGTCGATCCGGGACGTCATCCCCTTCCCCAAGACAAACAAGGGGCAATGTCTGATGACCGAAGCCCCCGGACCCGTGGACGACAGGCAGCTTGGAGAGCTTCATCTCAAACGGGAAGAAAGTTAA
- the hisS gene encoding histidine--tRNA ligase, with the protein MKLIKAVRGTKDIWGEDAEKYIWVSDTAARIFSDYGYTFIKTPIFEETDLFRRGVGEGTDIVEKEMYTFLDKGDRSITLRPENTASVVRSYLENAIYAKEDISKFYYNGSMFRYERPQAGRQREFNQIGIEVLGDPSPVADAEVIEVGYFLLSTLGISDLEVKINSVGGTATRERYRANLLAWLEPHREALCDDCRNRMDTNPLRVLDCKVDACKNIVKDAPNIIDALDEAERAHYEAVKKYLGVFNIKFTEDPRLVRGLDYYSSMVFEIVTNKLGAQGAVLGGGRYDNLLKQLGDKDIPAVGFAAGVERIMMLLDAFLPAKYVIYVAWLGEKARDEAVKISQVLRNSGFKTAIDYTERSMKAHMKKADRLGVKFCVILGEDEINKNRVILKDFEKRTQEELPFNNVMEKIFHELKA; encoded by the coding sequence ATGAAATTGATCAAGGCCGTCAGAGGCACAAAAGACATCTGGGGGGAGGACGCGGAAAAATACATCTGGGTCAGCGATACCGCCGCGCGGATTTTCTCCGATTACGGATATACCTTTATCAAAACGCCGATTTTTGAGGAGACGGACCTGTTCAGGCGCGGCGTCGGCGAGGGGACGGACATTGTGGAAAAAGAAATGTACACGTTCCTGGACAAAGGGGATCGCAGCATTACGTTGAGACCGGAAAATACGGCCTCCGTGGTCAGATCCTATCTGGAAAACGCCATTTACGCCAAGGAGGACATTTCCAAGTTTTATTACAACGGATCCATGTTCCGCTACGAGCGGCCCCAGGCCGGCAGACAGCGGGAATTCAACCAGATCGGCATCGAGGTCCTGGGCGATCCCTCGCCCGTAGCCGACGCCGAAGTCATCGAAGTCGGGTATTTCCTGCTCTCGACGCTGGGCATCAGCGACCTTGAGGTCAAGATCAACTCCGTGGGCGGCACGGCCACCCGCGAACGCTACAGGGCCAATTTGCTGGCCTGGCTCGAACCTCACCGGGAAGCGCTTTGCGATGACTGCCGCAACCGCATGGACACCAACCCCCTGCGGGTCCTGGACTGCAAAGTCGACGCCTGCAAAAATATCGTCAAAGACGCGCCCAACATCATCGACGCCCTCGATGAGGCGGAAAGGGCCCATTACGAAGCCGTCAAAAAATACCTCGGGGTCTTCAACATCAAATTTACCGAAGACCCCCGTCTCGTACGGGGACTGGACTATTACTCCAGCATGGTCTTCGAGATCGTGACGAACAAACTGGGGGCGCAAGGGGCGGTACTGGGCGGCGGTCGCTACGACAACCTGCTCAAACAGCTGGGCGACAAGGACATTCCGGCCGTGGGCTTTGCGGCCGGCGTGGAGCGGATCATGATGCTCCTGGACGCTTTCCTTCCCGCTAAATACGTGATTTACGTAGCCTGGCTCGGGGAAAAGGCCCGCGATGAGGCCGTCAAAATTTCGCAGGTCCTGCGTAACAGCGGATTCAAGACCGCCATTGACTACACGGAAAGAAGCATGAAGGCACATATGAAAAAAGCCGATCGCCTGGGCGTCAAATTCTGCGTGATCCTCGGCGAAGATGAAATCAATAAAAATCGGGTGATTCTCAAGGATTTTGAAAAACGGACCCAGGAAGAACTGCCCTTCAACAATGTCATGGAAAAGATTTTCCATGAGCTGAAAGCGTAA
- a CDS encoding replication-associated recombination protein A, with protein MNLFTRNYENVKPLSLLLRPDSLEGFIGQEKILGKNGVLRKLIETGNITNSVFFGPPGSGKSTLGEIISKTLKCNFETLNATTASLADLKKVVDTAKQNIELYNTRTILFLDEIHRFNKLQQDSLLSYSENGILTLIGATTENPYYSLNNALLSRVMLFEFKPLSRENIRTILTRGLSYLELADKVSDEILDCILDISQGDARIAINYLELYQKSCVGLSDREVLELFRERQASFHKADDKYNLISAMIKSMRGSDPDAAVYWMGRLLHGGEDPRYVARRIMIHASEDVGMANPEAMLVAHAALSASERIGMPEIRIILAQAVIYIAISTKSNSVVNAINDVFSDIEAGKMDKVPINIQHNCVGYLYPHDYPGNFIEQRYMQEKKRYYTPGDNKNEKLIKEKIEKLWNKKQS; from the coding sequence ATGAATCTTTTCACGCGCAACTACGAAAATGTGAAGCCCCTGTCTCTTTTGCTCCGGCCGGATTCCCTTGAAGGCTTCATCGGGCAGGAGAAAATCCTCGGGAAAAACGGGGTTTTACGGAAATTGATTGAGACCGGAAATATTACGAATTCCGTTTTTTTTGGTCCGCCGGGATCGGGTAAGAGCACCCTCGGTGAGATCATCTCCAAGACGCTCAAATGCAACTTTGAGACGTTGAACGCGACGACGGCTTCTCTCGCGGACCTGAAAAAGGTCGTGGACACGGCAAAGCAAAATATCGAGCTCTACAACACCCGGACAATTCTTTTTTTAGATGAGATCCACCGCTTCAACAAACTCCAGCAGGATTCGCTGCTTTCCTACAGCGAAAACGGCATCCTGACCCTGATCGGCGCCACGACGGAAAATCCCTACTACAGCCTCAACAACGCCCTGCTGTCGCGGGTCATGCTCTTCGAGTTCAAGCCCCTTTCGCGGGAAAACATCCGGACGATCCTGACCCGGGGTCTCAGTTACCTCGAGCTTGCCGACAAAGTATCCGATGAGATCCTCGACTGTATCCTCGACATTTCTCAGGGCGACGCCAGAATCGCCATCAACTATCTTGAGCTCTATCAGAAAAGCTGTGTGGGACTCAGCGATCGCGAAGTGTTGGAATTGTTCCGGGAGCGGCAGGCGTCCTTTCACAAGGCCGACGACAAATACAACCTGATTTCCGCCATGATCAAGAGCATGCGCGGCAGCGACCCCGACGCGGCGGTCTATTGGATGGGCCGCTTGTTGCACGGCGGAGAGGACCCGCGCTATGTGGCGCGCCGGATCATGATTCACGCCAGCGAAGACGTGGGCATGGCCAACCCCGAAGCCATGCTGGTGGCCCACGCGGCCCTTTCGGCCAGCGAGCGGATCGGTATGCCCGAGATCCGGATTATCCTCGCGCAGGCCGTCATCTACATCGCCATTTCCACGAAGAGCAACTCCGTTGTCAACGCGATCAACGACGTTTTTTCCGATATAGAGGCGGGAAAAATGGACAAGGTCCCGATCAACATCCAGCACAACTGCGTGGGCTATCTCTACCCCCACGACTACCCGGGAAATTTCATCGAGCAGCGCTATATGCAGGAAAAAAAGCGGTACTATACGCCCGGGGACAATAAAAATGAAAAACTGATCAAAGAAAAGATCGAGAAGCTCTGGAACAAAAAGCAGTCCTGA
- the secG gene encoding preprotein translocase subunit SecG produces the protein MRLSTIFTLILFVAALFLIILVLIQPDRSNGMAGSIGMGATNSVFGLSKDGGPLAKITKIVAVVFIASALLLYLVKR, from the coding sequence ATGCGACTCAGCACAATCTTTACCCTGATTCTGTTCGTGGCGGCGCTGTTCCTGATTATTCTCGTCCTGATCCAGCCCGACCGGAGCAACGGCATGGCGGGCAGCATCGGAATGGGCGCGACAAACAGCGTGTTCGGCCTTTCCAAAGACGGCGGCCCTCTGGCCAAAATCACGAAAATCGTCGCAGTGGTCTTTATTGCAAGCGCGTTATTGTTGTATCTTGTCAAGCGATAA
- a CDS encoding macro domain-containing protein yields MPLTIVRQDITKMRVDAIVNAANEHLLQGGGVCGAIFRAAGSRELQAACDKLAPIETGASVITPGFALPAKYVIHTAGPRYRDGMHGEEALLRSSYQKSLALAVENGCQSIAFPLISSGIFGYPKKEALRVATESIRDYLLANEAEPLVYLVIFEPIQAPIAAALRGEIEGLLYDAPGPAEADLEFSERFDLLHENEDPRPMEISRASAKTKSQTITESYRKHPGTLADNKFPVMKKIGAMIHGALAVNVELEKPFSTILMQLIAAKGLTDVEVYKRANIDRKLFSKIRNPNYTPSKKTVLALIVALKLTPDEADDLMKRAGFAFSGSILLDVVVKNYISMRKYDIFEINNTLFAYDAPLLGVAE; encoded by the coding sequence ATGCCTTTAACGATTGTCCGTCAGGATATTACAAAAATGCGGGTCGACGCCATTGTGAACGCGGCCAACGAGCATCTCTTGCAGGGCGGCGGCGTCTGCGGCGCCATATTTCGCGCCGCCGGAAGTCGGGAGCTGCAGGCGGCCTGCGACAAGCTGGCGCCCATTGAGACGGGCGCTTCCGTCATCACGCCGGGTTTTGCCCTGCCTGCAAAATACGTCATTCACACGGCCGGCCCCCGGTACAGGGACGGGATGCACGGCGAAGAGGCGCTGCTCCGCTCGTCCTATCAAAAAAGCCTCGCCCTTGCCGTGGAAAACGGCTGCCAGAGCATCGCCTTTCCGCTGATTTCCAGCGGGATCTTCGGCTATCCGAAAAAAGAAGCCCTGCGGGTGGCGACGGAGAGCATCCGGGATTATCTCCTGGCGAACGAGGCGGAGCCGCTGGTTTATCTCGTGATCTTTGAGCCGATCCAGGCCCCCATAGCAGCGGCGCTGCGGGGAGAAATCGAGGGGCTTCTTTATGACGCCCCGGGGCCGGCGGAAGCTGATTTGGAATTCTCCGAAAGGTTCGATCTGCTCCATGAGAACGAAGACCCAAGGCCAATGGAAATCTCGCGAGCTTCCGCAAAAACAAAAAGCCAAACCATAACAGAGAGCTACCGGAAGCATCCTGGAACATTAGCAGACAATAAATTTCCGGTAATGAAAAAAATCGGCGCAATGATCCACGGCGCGCTCGCCGTCAACGTCGAGCTGGAAAAACCTTTTTCGACGATCCTCATGCAATTGATCGCCGCAAAGGGTCTGACGGACGTGGAAGTCTACAAACGGGCCAATATCGACCGCAAGCTCTTCAGCAAAATCCGAAATCCCAATTATACGCCAAGCAAAAAAACCGTCCTGGCTTTGATCGTGGCGCTGAAATTGACGCCCGACGAGGCCGATGACCTCATGAAACGGGCGGGTTTTGCCTTTTCCGGGAGTATCCTGCTCGACGTGGTCGTGAAAAATTACATCTCCATGCGAAAATATGATATTTTTGAGATCAACAACACGCTTTTCGCCTACGACGCGCCGCTTTTGGGCGTAGCGGAATAA
- a CDS encoding transposase: MRYNPDIHHRRSVRLKSYDYAQNGAYFVTICVQDRRCLFGEIMNEGMTLNGAGKMIKSVLDEMPNHYDGIRLGKYTIMQNHIHLIIEIVGAGPRACPENRQSPECAGQPQGVAPTRLSLNDIVHRIKTLTTKRYADGVKQENWSSFNKRLWQRNYYERIIRDEAEYAHIAEYIINNPANWDKDDLREE, encoded by the coding sequence ATGAGATACAATCCTGATATACACCATCGCAGAAGCGTCAGATTAAAAAGCTATGATTATGCGCAGAACGGGGCGTACTTCGTGACGATTTGCGTGCAGGACCGCAGATGTCTGTTTGGGGAGATTATGAATGAAGGGATGACGTTGAATGGTGCAGGCAAGATGATAAAATCGGTGTTGGATGAAATGCCAAACCATTATGACGGCATCCGACTAGGCAAATATACGATAATGCAAAACCATATCCACCTGATCATAGAAATCGTAGGGGCAGGCCCCCGTGCCTGCCCTGAAAATAGGCAATCGCCCGAATGTGCGGGGCAACCACAGGGGGTTGCCCCTACGAGATTGTCGTTGAATGATATTGTTCACCGTATCAAAACACTGACGACGAAACGATATGCGGACGGCGTAAAACAAGAGAATTGGTCATCATTTAACAAGCGATTATGGCAACGCAATTATTACGAACGCATTATCCGCGATGAGGCCGAATACGCTCACATCGCGGAATACATCATCAATAATCCCGCGAATTGGGACAAAGACGACTTACGGGAAGAATGA
- a CDS encoding glucosaminidase domain-containing protein, whose amino-acid sequence MDERERREVKAQPEKIKEEKNPAAPDFFVFHAGTSVKKPSGPNPVRLVSTQDKYFRTIVVKAGKPKFVAKVKDLKPRAGKSRKAVFIDTLVPIIEDIHKDIKLTRTRVEKIAKKGSRSKSDEIFLKELFLLYKVEGNSIAKLLDKLVIVPTSLVLAQASLESGWGTSQIAVGANNLFGMKSFSRDGRGYKMGKSYYKRYDSIKDSVEDYMLTLARHRAYGSLRNAIIKGENSTELVRHLNNYSELKAEYGRKVGQVIRANNLYSYDA is encoded by the coding sequence TTGGACGAAAGAGAACGCCGGGAAGTCAAAGCGCAACCGGAGAAAATAAAAGAAGAAAAGAATCCCGCCGCGCCGGACTTTTTTGTATTTCACGCCGGAACATCGGTGAAAAAGCCCTCGGGGCCGAATCCCGTGCGTCTGGTCAGCACCCAGGACAAGTATTTCCGGACCATTGTCGTGAAAGCGGGCAAACCCAAATTCGTCGCCAAGGTCAAGGACCTGAAGCCCAGAGCGGGAAAAAGCAGAAAAGCGGTCTTTATCGATACGCTGGTGCCCATTATTGAAGATATCCACAAGGACATCAAGCTGACGCGCACCCGGGTCGAGAAAATCGCCAAAAAAGGCAGCCGGAGCAAGAGCGACGAAATTTTCCTCAAGGAGCTCTTCCTCTTGTATAAAGTCGAAGGAAACAGCATCGCCAAATTGCTGGACAAGCTCGTCATCGTACCGACGTCCCTTGTGCTGGCCCAGGCGTCCCTCGAGAGCGGTTGGGGAACTTCCCAGATCGCCGTCGGCGCCAACAATCTCTTCGGAATGAAATCCTTTTCCCGGGACGGGCGCGGCTACAAGATGGGAAAGAGCTACTACAAGCGCTATGATTCCATCAAGGATTCCGTCGAGGATTACATGCTGACTCTGGCCCGACACAGGGCCTACGGCAGTCTGCGCAACGCCATCATCAAGGGGGAAAATTCCACCGAGCTCGTGCGCCATCTGAACAACTATTCCGAGCTCAAGGCCGAATACGGCCGGAAGGTCGGGCAGGTCATCCGGGCAAACAATCTGTATTCCTACGACGCATAG
- a CDS encoding 4Fe-4S binding protein, translating to MHVIDKDACIACGACEGTCPVGAIAATDDGKYGISDACIDCGACAGGCPVSAIKAQ from the coding sequence ATGCACGTGATAGATAAGGATGCCTGCATCGCCTGCGGCGCCTGTGAAGGAACATGTCCCGTCGGCGCCATTGCGGCCACTGACGACGGCAAATACGGAATCAGCGACGCTTGCATTGACTGCGGCGCCTGTGCCGGCGGATGTCCCGTTTCGGCAATAAAAGCGCAATAA
- a CDS encoding polyphenol oxidase family protein, whose protein sequence is MWRDMGWYLESEEFLSLGARAVFTGKAFGDAKSPETTRLRELPGIGEKALCAGHQVHGEQITVVDEPGPLYREDNDGFLTNRDDVVLYTKYADCLPVFLLDPATGAMGVVHSGWKGSFAAVGLSALRLMERRYGSKISDIRILFGIGIAGRNYVVSGDFRGLFAGKFPPAVTGEAFSFREGKIFFDNQTFNRLLFREAGVPSAHIFTNSLCVYDDPRFFSYRREKENPGRNAGIIYRL, encoded by the coding sequence ATGTGGCGGGATATGGGCTGGTATCTCGAATCGGAAGAATTTCTAAGTCTGGGCGCGAGGGCTGTCTTTACGGGGAAGGCCTTCGGCGACGCCAAAAGTCCGGAAACGACGCGACTCCGGGAGCTGCCCGGAATCGGGGAGAAAGCGCTTTGCGCGGGACATCAGGTCCACGGGGAGCAAATCACGGTCGTGGACGAACCCGGACCGCTTTATCGCGAGGACAATGACGGCTTCCTCACGAACCGGGACGACGTCGTCCTCTATACGAAATACGCCGACTGCCTGCCGGTTTTTTTGCTGGACCCCGCGACAGGCGCCATGGGCGTCGTCCATTCGGGATGGAAGGGCTCTTTTGCCGCCGTCGGTCTTTCGGCCCTGCGTCTCATGGAGCGGCGCTACGGAAGCAAAATATCCGATATCCGCATCTTGTTCGGGATCGGGATAGCCGGTCGCAACTACGTGGTTTCCGGAGATTTCCGCGGGCTTTTTGCCGGAAAATTTCCGCCTGCCGTGACCGGAGAGGCCTTTTCTTTCCGGGAGGGAAAAATTTTCTTTGACAACCAGACGTTCAACCGCCTGCTCTTTCGGGAGGCTGGAGTCCCTTCCGCCCATATTTTCACGAATTCCCTCTGCGTCTATGACGATCCCCGCTTTTTCTCCTATCGTCGGGAAAAAGAAAATCCCGGACGAAACGCCGGGATTATTTATCGCCTGTAG
- a CDS encoding IMPACT family protein yields MKSVKNAAEISFEEKKSKFIGSIGPVSTRAEAEAFVAAVRTRYPDATHHCSAWKVTERGQEYYRVDDDGEPSGTAGKPMGDVLGYMGVENVVVVATRYFGGVKLGAGGLVRSYARCAKLAVEAAGPVEFIQKWTYIVEFPYDRAGEAEALLKDERVEIIERGYGDKISCKVKLPAEIRERLANMKNILLVALEPTGDK; encoded by the coding sequence ATGAAAAGCGTAAAAAACGCAGCCGAAATCTCCTTTGAAGAGAAAAAATCGAAGTTCATCGGATCCATCGGTCCCGTTTCCACGAGGGCCGAAGCCGAGGCCTTCGTCGCCGCCGTCCGGACCAGATATCCCGACGCCACGCACCATTGCAGCGCCTGGAAGGTCACGGAGCGGGGGCAGGAATATTACCGCGTCGACGATGACGGCGAACCTTCCGGAACCGCCGGCAAACCCATGGGCGACGTGCTGGGTTATATGGGCGTCGAAAATGTGGTCGTCGTGGCGACCCGCTACTTCGGCGGCGTCAAACTGGGCGCGGGGGGATTGGTCAGAAGTTACGCCCGCTGCGCGAAATTGGCGGTAGAAGCCGCCGGACCCGTCGAATTTATTCAAAAATGGACATATATTGTAGAATTTCCCTACGACAGGGCCGGGGAAGCGGAAGCCCTCCTCAAAGACGAGCGCGTTGAGATCATTGAACGGGGCTACGGCGACAAAATCAGCTGTAAAGTAAAACTCCCGGCTGAAATCCGGGAGCGGCTCGCAAACATGAAAAATATCCTGCTCGTGGCCCTGGAGCCTACAGGCGATAAATAA
- a CDS encoding ComEC/Rec2 family competence protein, which translates to MELIYVLSLECFFTLCAFQAGGPRAGIAVCLAAGLCGACFSGKNKAATVIFPLLLAFRILTFVNFGEYATGDRVSIGLELLEGRGRIVRLDGKAPRRKSYAKVGYLRDGRYALEGTITKIEDFHGIRTYTIEKSSATEIPPNALSRYFTARAEALLEKAPIDFRNLYMAVVLGDTSRLDRGTREKFSYTGTSHLLALSGLHIGIVFSFILFGAGKLPLMRRKRYLLALLAITLYFAGVKNSPSLSRAYIMVLVTIAGKIFYENVDAEKSLCASFLWSMFADPLSAGETSLKLSYLAVVAIVSVFPRIKERVYPKKSRWIDLFLLTLVIQLFLTPVMVWEFGALPFLALFSNLVMLPLGSLYISLAFGCLMLQNFGLGFLLLWPAELVFKVFTGLLGALSKLPWLTLPVQSPASPLLLYLFYGLCFALILWIKYRNENMRFRGTGLVIRGKAQKDT; encoded by the coding sequence ATGGAACTGATTTATGTGCTGTCATTGGAGTGCTTTTTTACCCTATGCGCCTTTCAGGCCGGCGGCCCCCGGGCGGGGATAGCGGTCTGCCTTGCGGCGGGCCTTTGCGGGGCGTGTTTTTCCGGGAAAAATAAAGCGGCGACGGTGATTTTTCCACTGCTCCTCGCTTTCCGGATCCTGACCTTTGTCAATTTCGGCGAATATGCGACAGGCGACCGCGTAAGCATAGGCCTGGAACTCCTTGAGGGGCGCGGGCGGATCGTCCGGCTGGACGGCAAAGCCCCCCGGCGCAAAAGCTACGCCAAGGTCGGATATTTGCGGGACGGGCGATACGCGCTTGAGGGAACGATTACGAAAATAGAAGACTTTCACGGAATCCGGACATACACCATAGAGAAAAGTTCGGCGACAGAGATTCCGCCCAACGCCCTTTCCCGTTATTTTACCGCCAGGGCGGAAGCGCTTTTGGAGAAGGCCCCCATTGATTTCCGGAATCTCTATATGGCCGTGGTCTTGGGCGACACGAGCCGCCTTGACCGGGGGACCCGGGAGAAGTTTTCCTACACGGGAACCTCGCATTTGCTGGCGCTTTCGGGGCTTCATATCGGGATCGTGTTTTCTTTTATCCTCTTCGGGGCCGGGAAACTGCCGCTTATGCGCAGAAAGCGCTATCTTCTGGCCCTTCTGGCGATCACGCTCTATTTCGCGGGCGTGAAAAATTCGCCCTCTCTTTCCCGGGCCTATATCATGGTGCTCGTGACCATAGCCGGAAAGATCTTCTACGAAAATGTGGACGCGGAAAAATCCCTCTGCGCATCCTTTCTTTGGAGTATGTTCGCGGATCCCCTGAGCGCCGGCGAGACGTCCCTCAAGCTCTCCTATCTGGCCGTAGTGGCCATTGTCAGCGTCTTTCCCCGGATCAAGGAGCGGGTTTATCCGAAAAAGTCCAGGTGGATCGACCTTTTTCTCCTGACGCTTGTGATCCAGCTGTTTCTCACGCCGGTCATGGTCTGGGAATTCGGCGCGTTACCGTTTCTGGCGCTCTTCAGCAATCTCGTCATGCTTCCCCTGGGGAGTCTCTATATTTCTCTGGCCTTCGGCTGCCTCATGCTGCAAAACTTCGGTCTCGGCTTTCTTTTGCTGTGGCCCGCGGAACTTGTCTTCAAAGTCTTTACGGGGCTTTTGGGGGCCTTGAGCAAATTGCCCTGGCTTACCCTGCCGGTCCAAAGTCCGGCCTCGCCTCTGCTCTTGTATCTCTTTTACGGCCTCTGCTTCGCCCTGATCCTTTGGATCAAGTACCGGAATGAAAATATGCGCTTTCGCGGGACGGGTCTTGTGATCCGCGGAAAAGCGCAAAAGGATACATGA